A single genomic interval of Salinarchaeum sp. IM2453 harbors:
- a CDS encoding 50S ribosomal protein L1 has translation MADQEIENAVSRALDEAPHRNFQESVDLAINLRDIDLDDPSNRIDEEVVLPEGTGQETSIVVFAEGETAVRAEDVADNVFDADELADLGDDDDEAKDLAEATDFFVAEEALMQDIGRYLGTILGPRGKMPTPLSPDDDVVEVVSRMKNTVQVRSGDRRTFHTLVGSEEMSAEDVAENIDVILRRLYANLEKGPQNIDSVYVKTTMGPAVEVM, from the coding sequence ATGGCAGATCAGGAAATAGAGAACGCAGTATCTCGCGCATTAGACGAGGCTCCACATCGCAATTTCCAAGAGTCCGTCGATTTGGCTATTAATCTGCGCGACATCGACTTAGACGATCCATCGAATCGTATTGATGAAGAGGTAGTGTTGCCTGAAGGTACTGGGCAAGAAACAAGTATTGTAGTCTTCGCTGAGGGTGAAACGGCTGTTCGTGCTGAAGACGTTGCTGATAACGTCTTCGATGCAGATGAGCTTGCTGACCTTGGTGATGATGACGATGAGGCCAAAGACCTTGCTGAAGCGACTGACTTCTTCGTTGCTGAAGAGGCGCTGATGCAAGACATTGGTCGATATCTCGGTACTATTCTTGGCCCACGAGGAAAAATGCCGACACCGCTTTCTCCGGATGACGATGTAGTTGAAGTCGTCAGTCGGATGAAAAACACCGTACAGGTTCGTAGCGGTGACCGGCGTACCTTCCATACACTAGTTGGTTCTGAAGAAATGAGTGCTGAAGACGTCGCTGAAAATATCGACGTAATTCTCCGTCGACTGTATGCAAACCTCGAGAAAGGTCCCCAGAATATCGATTCTGTCTATGTGAAGACAACGATGGGGCCTGCTGTGGAGGTGATGTAA
- a CDS encoding DUF357 domain-containing protein, translating to MSEKLKTKTEKYEQLLEAALTEASPAQEQAAAGKECIEMAQSYLRDGQHFKQNDDLVNALAAFSYGHGWLDAGARVGVLEVPTQGHLFTQ from the coding sequence ATGAGCGAGAAACTCAAAACAAAAACAGAAAAATATGAACAACTGCTTGAGGCGGCATTGACGGAGGCCTCTCCTGCACAAGAGCAGGCCGCTGCTGGGAAAGAATGCATAGAAATGGCCCAATCCTACCTTCGGGATGGACAGCATTTCAAACAAAACGATGATCTGGTGAATGCACTTGCTGCATTTTCATATGGTCATGGTTGGCTTGATGCTGGAGCTCGGGTGGGCGTGCTTGAGGTGCCGACACAGGGACATCTATTTACACAATAG
- a CDS encoding transcription initiation factor IIB family protein, translating into MTRNPTRTRTDERTSEEQDESVDQCPECGGNLRSDEEHGETVCEECGLVIEADEIDHGPEWRAFDAKEKDEKSRVGAPTTKMMHDEGLSTNIGWQDKDAYGRQLSSRQRQKMQRLRTWNERFRTRDSKERNLKQALGEIDRMASALGLPNNVRETASVIYRRALDEDLLPGRSIEGVATASLYAAARQAGTPRSLDEITEVSRVDKMELTRTYRYIVRELNLEVKPADPKQYVSRFISDLSLSEEVDRTARDLLDQARDRGIHSGKSPVGLAAAAVYAASLLTNEKVTQNQVSEVADVSEVTIRNRYKELLDAAEGDDPGTPAAV; encoded by the coding sequence ATGACTCGTAATCCAACCCGAACGCGAACAGACGAACGAACCTCAGAAGAACAGGATGAGAGTGTTGATCAGTGTCCTGAATGTGGTGGTAATCTCCGTAGTGACGAAGAACATGGTGAAACCGTCTGTGAAGAATGCGGTCTCGTAATCGAAGCTGACGAAATTGATCATGGCCCCGAATGGCGGGCATTCGACGCAAAGGAAAAAGACGAAAAATCACGTGTCGGAGCACCGACAACAAAGATGATGCACGATGAAGGGCTTTCAACGAACATTGGCTGGCAGGACAAGGATGCGTATGGTCGGCAGTTGAGCTCACGACAGCGACAGAAGATGCAACGGCTCCGAACATGGAACGAGCGGTTCCGTACCCGTGACTCAAAGGAACGTAATCTCAAACAGGCATTGGGTGAGATCGACCGAATGGCATCCGCACTTGGTCTCCCAAACAATGTTCGGGAGACAGCGAGTGTCATCTACCGGCGTGCACTTGACGAAGATCTCCTTCCAGGCCGATCGATTGAAGGCGTAGCAACGGCGTCATTGTATGCCGCCGCTCGACAAGCTGGAACGCCACGAAGTCTCGATGAAATTACCGAGGTAAGTCGTGTCGATAAAATGGAGCTCACACGAACGTACCGTTATATCGTTCGTGAGTTGAACCTCGAGGTAAAACCAGCTGATCCGAAGCAGTACGTGTCACGGTTTATCTCTGATCTGAGCCTTTCAGAAGAGGTTGACCGTACAGCACGAGATCTGCTTGATCAAGCACGGGACCGCGGTATCCACAGTGGTAAATCGCCAGTCGGCCTTGCTGCCGCTGCAGTGTACGCAGCTTCCCTGCTCACAAACGAAAAGGTGACCCAGAACCAAGTCAGCGAAGTAGCAGATGTATCAGAAGTTACGATTCGAAACCGATACAAAGAGCTGCTTGATGCTGCCGAAGGTGATGACCCTGGTACACCAGCAGCCGTCTGA
- a CDS encoding translation initiation factor IF-2 subunit beta, with the protein MDYQDQLDRALDETPDIEGDSSRFEVPTPNIRQEGNVTVYENFQSTVDTLGRDEDHVMRYLQNELGTAGHIDESGRARLTGEFSQNRVDEALSHYTDRFVLCDECGLPDTNLEREKGTLMLRCAACGALSSTSE; encoded by the coding sequence ATGGACTATCAAGACCAACTTGACCGGGCCTTGGATGAGACACCAGATATTGAAGGCGATTCTAGTCGATTTGAAGTTCCAACCCCAAATATTCGTCAAGAAGGCAACGTTACTGTATACGAAAACTTTCAGTCTACAGTTGATACGCTCGGCCGTGACGAGGATCATGTTATGCGTTATCTTCAAAATGAGCTAGGTACAGCCGGTCATATTGATGAGAGTGGTCGAGCCCGTTTGACTGGGGAATTCTCACAGAACCGTGTTGATGAAGCGCTTTCACACTATACTGATCGATTTGTTCTTTGTGATGAGTGTGGTCTTCCAGATACAAACTTAGAGCGCGAGAAAGGAACGCTGATGCTCCGCTGTGCCGCTTGTGGTGCGTTGTCCTCAACTAGTGAATAA
- a CDS encoding UPF0058 family protein → MKKQELIHLHGLLAEVSNDIAAYYEAELELEEYESLGVRPTSIHQSKTDHKAAVSALARGITSEMHELEEKEEEAVATTAD, encoded by the coding sequence ATGAAAAAGCAAGAATTGATTCATCTTCACGGGTTACTCGCTGAGGTGTCGAATGATATTGCGGCATACTACGAAGCCGAGCTTGAGCTTGAAGAATACGAGTCGCTTGGTGTACGGCCAACATCAATCCATCAATCTAAGACAGATCACAAGGCGGCCGTATCAGCACTTGCCCGTGGAATTACATCGGAGATGCACGAACTTGAAGAAAAAGAAGAAGAAGCTGTCGCAACTACTGCAGATTAA
- a CDS encoding DUF555 domain-containing protein yields the protein MNCRVVVEAAVPVYDVETPDEAVRIAISKTGEMLNPDLNYVEINMGERSCPHCGEQLEPAFIAADESLVALELEMTVFNVEREEHASRIARKEIGQCLENIPLEVIEIEVLEEEEDEDAEQDSDSPADEDVDPDDDEEEVLPEFEDLIE from the coding sequence ATGAACTGCAGAGTTGTTGTCGAGGCAGCCGTGCCGGTCTACGATGTAGAGACGCCTGACGAAGCGGTCCGAATAGCTATTTCAAAAACAGGAGAAATGCTCAACCCGGATCTCAATTATGTTGAGATCAACATGGGAGAGCGCTCCTGTCCTCACTGCGGCGAGCAACTTGAGCCAGCGTTTATCGCGGCCGACGAGAGTCTAGTTGCTCTTGAACTTGAGATGACGGTGTTCAACGTCGAACGTGAGGAACATGCGTCTCGGATCGCTCGAAAGGAGATCGGTCAATGCCTCGAGAATATCCCGCTTGAGGTCATCGAAATAGAAGTACTGGAGGAAGAAGAAGACGAAGATGCTGAGCAGGACAGCGATTCTCCAGCTGATGAGGATGTCGACCCCGACGATGATGAGGAAGAAGTCCTGCCAGAGTTTGAAGACCTGATCGAATAG